One Brassica napus cultivar Da-Ae chromosome C4, Da-Ae, whole genome shotgun sequence genomic region harbors:
- the LOC106392348 gene encoding protein CER1-like 2 yields the protein MASRPGFLTDWPWTPLGSFKYLVLAPLVIDSIYSYATLRDHDKLLVVALMVWRIVHSQAWISFSRYRTAKGTTRIVNKSIEFEQVDRERTWDDQIIFNTIIVYLVKAYVIRNNPVPFWRLDGVVLTVLLHAGPVEFIYYWFHRALHHHYLYSRYHSHHHSSIVTEPITSVVHPFAEHIGYTLILGIPLITCLLCGTVSVASLFLYLTYIDFMNNLGHCNFELIPKPFFSLFPPLKFICYTPSFHSLHHTQFRTNYSLFMPMYDYIYGTNDKCSDSLYETSLEKEEEKPDAIHLTHLTSLDSIYQLRLGFASLSSHPLSSRCYLLLMRPFTLILSFILTSFSFRTFVFERNRFRDLTIHSHLLPKFSSHYISQQCKKSINKMIETAIIEANKKGVKVMSLGLLNQGEELNGYGEMYVRKHPKLKIRIVDGSSLAAEVVVHSIPVGTREVLFRGQVTKVARVIVISLCQNGIKVMVLREEEHCMLAGYLGGHCKENLVLTTNYSPMIWLVGDGLSREEQEMATKGTRFLPFSQFPPTQLRKDCFYHTTPAMIIPDSAQNIDSCENWLGRRVMSAWRVGGIVHALEGWEEHECGLDGPVVNPPRVWEAALRNGFKPLVLPSVETKGLSNCY from the exons ATGGCGTCAAGACCAGGTTTTCTCACGGACTGGCCATGGACACCTCTTGGAAGCTTTAAG TACTTGGTGTTGGCGCCGCTTGTTATCGATAGCATCTACTCATACGCGACACTGCGAGATCACGATAAACTTTTGGTCGTAGCGCTAATGGTGTGGCGTATTGTTCATAGCCAGGCTTGGATAAGTTTCTCCCGTTACCGAACTGCCAAGGGAACCACACGGATCGTGAACAAATCCATAGAGTTTGAGCAAGTCGACAGAGAACGAACCTGGGACGATCAGATCATCTTCAACACTATCATTGTTTACTTAGTCAAAGCGTACGTCATAAGAAACAACCCCGTTCCCTTTTGGCGACTTGATGGCGTGGTTCTAACCGTTCTCCTCCATGCGGGTCCTGTTGAGTTCATCTACTACTGGTTTCACCGAGCCCTTCACCATCATTACCTCTATTCTCGATACCATTCACACCACCACTCCTCCATTGTCACCGAACCCATAACTT CGGTGGTACATCCTTTTGCCGAACACATTGGCTATACATTAATCTTGGGGATACCTCTAATAACGTGTTTGCTATGTGGAACGGTCTCTGTAGCCTCGCTCTTCCTCTATTTAACTTACATAGATTTCATGAACAACTTGGGTCACTGCAACTTCGAGCTCATTCCAAAacctttcttctctcttttcccTCCTCTCAAGTTCATCTGCTATACTCCTTC ATTTCACTCGCTCCACCACACGCAATTCAGGACAAACTACTCTCTATTCATGCCAATGTACGACTACATTTACGGTACTAACGACAAGTGCAGTGACTCATTGTACGAAACGTCattagagaaagaagaagagaagcctGACGCAATTCATCTAACTCACCTAACATCACTCGACTCTATTTACCAACTCCGGCTTGGCTTTGCTTCCCTCTCCTCGCACCCTCTATCTTCTCGGTGTTACCTATTACTCATGAGACCCTTCACTCTAATCCTATCTTTTATActgacttctttctcttttcgAACCTTTGTCTTTGAGAGAAACCGCTTCCGTGACCTCACCATTCACTCCCACCTCCTTCCCAAGTTTTCATCTCAT TACATATCGCAGCAGTGTAAaaaatctatcaacaaaatGATAGAGACGGCTATCATTGAAGCGAACAAGAAGGGTGTGAAAGTAATGAGTTTGGGGCTATTGAACCAG GGAGAAGAATTAAATGGGTATGGAGAAATGTACGTAAGGAAGCATCCAAAGCTAAAGATAAGGATAGTAGATGGAAGCAGTCTTGCAGCCGAGGTGGTGGTTCATAGTATTCCTGTTGGCACGAGAGAAGTTCTCTTTCGAGGCCAAGTCACAAAAGTTGCTCGTGTCATTGTCATTTCTCTTTGCCAAAATGGCATCAAG GTGATGGTGTTACGTGAGGAAGAGCATTGCATGCTAGCCGGATACCTTGGCGGGCATTGTAAAGAAAATCTGGTGCTCACAACCAATTACTCCCCAATG ATTTGGTTGGTGGGAGATGGGCTAAGCAGAGAAGAGCAGGAGATGGCTACAAAAGGAACTCGTTTTCTTCCTTTCTCTCAGTTTCCTCCTACCCAACTTCGAAAAGACTGCTTTTACCATACCACTCCAGCTATGATCATCCCTGACTCTGCTCAAAACATCGACTCTTGTGAG AATTGGCTGGGGAGGAGAGTGATGAGCGCGTGGAGAGTTGGTGGGATAGTGCATGCGCTTGAAGGATGGGAGGAACACGAGTGTGGTCTTGACGGTCCAGTTGTTAATCCTCCAAGAGTTTGGGAAGCTGCTCTTCGAAATGGTTTTAAACCTCTGGTTTTGCCATCTGTAGAGACCAAAGGATTGAGCAATTGTTACtag